The Phaseolus vulgaris cultivar G19833 chromosome 5, P. vulgaris v2.0, whole genome shotgun sequence genomic interval AGGCAATTTTCCCCTTGTCTCCCTTTTGAGCGGCAACACGAAGAATCTTGTccttgaagctcaaccctgcaAATTCTTTATCTGCCTCCCACCCCCACTCATCCAAATCCCTCACACCTTCCATCAACATCTTCACATACCCCGGGCAATTCCACGCGATGGACAACGATTCCTCCTCTGTCACTCCCAATTCTCCCAGATAACTTGAAATCGCCCTGCGAGCTTCCTGCACTTCCCATTCCCGTTTGGATTCAGATTCAGATTCAGATTCAGAGAGACCCTGTCTCTGTGCCTGTGCCTCCTCCTCCGAACCACAACCACAACGCCAATTTGAtcttcttcttctcggtttaTCATTACCCACTTCAAATGGCGTGGGAGGATGCGTGGATAGCACGCACTTACTCATCACAAAACAACCCTCAAGCTTGTGTGGCACTGGGAATGGGACTGCAACAGGGACAAACCAATTTGTTTGCATTTTAACCAACATCTTCACATTCAGATAACCACTATACGCATCCCCTTGCTATCCTAAAACCCCCTCAGTATATAAATTCTAATTCTAAACCCTCTGACTGTCACCTTCAAAACCCAACTTCAAATATACTaccataattttcttatatatctATACTTATGTATAAACATATTCTcctcttaacttttttttatacaatttactTATTGTACCCTTATTTATTAAACATACAATTGTTTTTATGAGATTTGGTTTTGAAAactaaatttctttttaaaactgTACTGCACAGGTGGTTGGTTGGGACTCGGTGTATGGTATAGACAGGTCAGTTTGACTCTTGAGCTAGTAAAGTGGGTCATGTGATTGGGTCTCGTTTTGTTGGTAAGCCCGTTGAAGCGTAATTAAAATAACCTTTTATATGTTGATGTAGGGCTATTAGTAAAAGCCATTTTTTAACTTAGAGGTACATGTTAGGACACATAATAGTTAAGTTACGTAAACATACTTTAACCTAAGTTCGTGTATTTAGGGCATGCGGAGATTAAGGTACATGAGTagtaaaagatataaaagataaCGTTGTATCATGAGTAAGGTGTCCACGTAAGTAGAATATCTCCCTGTTGGTGGCGTCTAAGATGGTGCCCTGCTGACAGGTGGttgttctgttattattttatgttctcCTTAGAGATAAAATTTCTTTATAGCACCTCGAGAGAAGGCGCCCTTGAACAAAAAGGTTTCTTGTTAGGAATGTTTTgagttgagattagattcttgTGAGAGAAAGTTGTCACAAGGGATAAGCTTTAAAGGGGCTTGAAACCCCAGGTCAAGGTACGTGGTTTCTGAGTCTGAAACTGAATGCTTCTTAAATTTTAgtaagtcctcattaacttgaTCATCAACGGAGTCGCGTTCTAGTTCAACAAGATGTAGAACAGATTCCAGAAGAGATCAACCGGAGCTAAAACTTGTCACCAAAATCAACGGAAGAGAAAGTCAACCGgcaaaaacaaaaactaatattttattaaaaattaatatctgTTGGTTGGTTATGTTTTAAGATGTGTActacatttttctcttttgtttaaTTTGTACGATGATAAAAATCTAATGtacatacaaaaataattttggattagttgaaattaaaagcaaaagataatatataaaaaaaataatatattgattaatcAATGTCTTTTTTCTTCTCCTCTCATTTgagttattttatttgatatgtgaGATTTTGTATAAGAACCGAATGTGGATGTGTTCATTCTTTCTTTTTGTTATTGTCTTAAAATAAggaataaaatgaattttttttaacaacatCTTGATTTTGTTGAAACCTGATATATTACAACTtttctataataaaattaataagaaaaaagagaaaacaattggagagtgaaatgaaaattataaataaattgatagtccgttttttctattttattaatagttataaattttgaatttctattgAGTTATAATGTGTGgggttttatttataaaaaaaagaatattataaaacCATGTAAAGAAAATCTTTTACAATGTTATTTAAAACTGATCCATTTCATATCTCaagtgttttatttatttttcttaaattttataataggAAAATATTACATAGAaggaaatttattatttttccatattttaatggattagataagaaaatgaaaaatataagtgACGTTGAACAAGAATAGAACAAGAATGAGTCTTGTTGAATGTGTGCATTGTCAACTAGAAACAACTTTTTGTTTATACTTTTTCTCTGACCGAGTTTAGATCCTACATGCATGTACATCGGAAACATCATTTTTACATTACTGCAGAATAAAGCAGTCTCGtctatattaataaataaataaatatatacatatatttaagGATTTCCTTCTGTGGGCGTTGATGGAGCTGATGAGCCTACGGAATGTACAAAGCGCGGGTCGCTCATCACATCCTGCAACATGACCTCAATAAGGTCATGGAAATCCATGTAAATATTACGaaattatgataattaaataatttttatgttatattagGTGATTTGGGAGCTAGAAAGTAGGAACCTGTTGCACAGAAGTTTCAGTGTGGCAGGGTGAAGGCGCAATGCATCCTAAAATGATGGGCAACGACTGCACTGTCATGTTTTCTTCGGCAAAGTCTCTCAATTTATCAAGCTCTGGCAACACCACTTTGGCAAGGTCTGGCCTGTCTTTTCGCCTGAGTTCCGCACACTTGACTGCCATTTTTGCAAGGCACAGGACTTGTTGAAGAGGCCAATCGGTTACGGATGGGTCCAGCATTTCCTCAAAGGTGTCATTCTCTATAGCCTCTCCAGCACGGTAAGCTAATCCCATTGGAGTTCTGCCTGTCAatagttgaagaaaaattatTCCAAGAGAGTAAACATCCGACTTCACGCCAAGCATTCCTGTTTGCTGATACTCAGGATCAATATAACAAAATGTTCCAGCTGCTGATGTCATGCAGCATTGTGTTACGTTTTCGGCTACTTGTGGGACAAGCCTTGCCAATCCAACATCGCTTATCTTACTCACATAATTCTGGTCTAGCAAAATGTTGCCTGGTTTCAGATCACGGTGTACAAAAGGTTCAGGCTTGGTCTGATGCAGGAATAGTAGGCCCGTCGCTATCTCAGCAGCAATTCGGAACCTCAGCTGCCAAGACAGAACACTGTTATTCCTTTTTCGAAACAGACAATCTTCTAGGCTTCCATTAGCCATATATTCATAAATCAGTACGCCATACTCCGGACACGCTCCTAGAAGAAGTACCATGTTTGGGTGTCTTATGCAGCTCAGAATGTCAATCTGCACACGCACATTTATATGTTTAGGATTGATTGCAAATACTACTACCACAACATATTTGACTAGTATATGCTATTGGTATACCCCCACAACATAATTCAGTTCCAGGCATTATGAATCAGAACTCAGAACACTATAAAAGTAGAAAGGAGGCTTTAAATTATGCATGCTTTTAGGTTTACCCTTGATATCCAAAATTCTCCTTCTCTTTCTCTACTCCCTTTACGTGTATGTGTCTTTGGAATTGGCTAGATATCATTGGGAAGTGATGGAGGAGTGTCCATCCCAATTTTGGGTTTTAAGAAATGGATtagaaaaaggaaagaagaaagagATGTAACGAGAAGTTCGAGATAGAAAAGAATGATGTGGAAGAGATGCTAGCTGTTCAACTATATGGATATCACTGTTGGGATTTCATCAGATTTTCAAGGTCTCAATCATGCCCATAAAAGGCCAAGCCTAACGTAAACGAGATGAAATGGAAACATGTTATGGAGTCAAATACAAAAAAAGTGGTGTAGAATTACTCATGTCCACTGGTTGATCACCTCTTGCTGAAACTGTGACTTCCCTTGAGCAGCATCTGGACGTAGAACCTTGACAGCGACTGGAGTGTGATCAAGGAAACATTTAAAAACAGGGCCATAACCTCCTTCCCCGATTTTCTGGGATTCAGCAAAGAAGTTCGTAGCTGCTTCAATCTGCTCTATACTGTATCTTCTATATCTTACATCAGTTTGGGTTAGATTGTCCAAAAGCTTCCTCATCTTCTCTGCTTCTTTAAGAGCTTTAACTTCAACACTCGCTCTTCTGTGTGTTTCAATCTCAGCAATTTTCTTCGATGCTTCAGCAGTTTCCATGGCTGCTCTACGTCTCGCTTTCTCTTGCTCTGCAATTGCCAGCGCAGCTTCCTGAGCCAAATGTGCCTCTTCTAATTTGTGTTTTTCCTCCATTCTCCAGTCTTTCAACTCCATTAACTGTAGCAACCAAAATAGTTGTACCAGTTGAAATCCCACTAACACATTTATAGAAAAAGGGACTATATATACTTTTCAGAATATACCTTCTGCTGGGCTGTTAGTGCTTCTCTGCATGCTGCATTGTACATCTCCATCGATTGCTTTACCTCAAGCTTCAGCCTCCTGACATCAGCTTCTGCTTCTTCATCCTAAATTATTTTAGCAAAGGGAAGTTGATACCTTCAATGGTCACGTATCAATGGGCTCACAACAATGATTAAACAATTTTACTTATTTGAAATGTAATATTGATATATAACAAATCAGTAGAAGTGGTGTATAAAGAATAAAGGAAAAACACATGTCCTCGCTAACTCACTCACTCACCATGCTCTGTGATGAATAAGAGAATGATGTTCTACTGCTTTCATGAGAGACAGAAGTATGGGGTGAACTGGGGTCATTGAACCTGAGTCCCAATCGGGCTGATCCAAAATTATGATCTGAACTGTTAGAAACATGCGAAGTTCGGCCTGCCTCAATACAGTCATAAACGGAGGATGAACGACCAGTGCTTGGCCTATTAGAGCTTACAAAAGATATTTCTGTATCTGAGTCTGGGAAGTCCACGCATGATATTCCAGTCGTGCCTCTTCTTGGAAATGGAGACCTGCCTCAACCGAACCGAACCAAGGAAACcatgttatattattattatgggtTGGACTTTGAATGGTTTGACTAAAGACTTACTTAAAAGATTCATCGAGCCAGCCCTGAGGTTTGATTGACGTCCCGTCTGCAGATACATACATGATTAAAAGTGCAGGGCAAGAAAGAATTGATAGATGCCGAACAAACTGTATATTATATATGACAGAAACAAACCTCTCGTATTCGCATTTCTGAAGGGTATTTCAGGATGATGTTCCTCCTTGTTCTTTAGATTACGTATGTGGCTCAGAAGTGGGGATGTATGTGCGGCTGGACGAGTAGCATTCCGAACTGACGAGATTTTTCCCTTAGAAACGATAAACACGGTACAAAAGTCCGGCGCCCCCTTTAATATGCTACTTGACGATGACTTAAATCTGCACAAGGAAAAACGAAATTAAGAAAGGTACAATGACTTGCATTCTGTAcacaaatatcaaaattattctCCTTTTAAAAATAGTTACGAATGCAATCTTAATTTCAGATACGGAATCCTACCGAATAAACCCACGCCTGGATGTTGCACCAATCACCAAGTTTTCAATTGCAGCATAAGAGACATATTCTGTTATTGCTTTCACATCATCATGGTCTTGAAGAAGGACATCAAGGCATTGTatctaagaaaatattttttacagcAGTAAATCATACCGTGTTATTATCACTaatttgagtaaaaaaaaaaaaaaaaaaacaaagcgTGAGACCTACATCTTTGCGTGTACAATAGCAGTGGAAAGGGAGAAACAAATCCTTCATAG includes:
- the LOC137836107 gene encoding U-box domain-containing protein 35-like isoform X3 → MVIEKDEKADEGREMWHSNSKGSGIRRGGGGNGIVAVAIDNDKGSSCALKWAVDSLLARGQTVILLHVLHGTSVSRGSEAIICNITNSSVSPHRYQHDTSMKDLFLPFHCYCTRKDIQCLDVLLQDHDDVKAITEYVSYAAIENLVIGATSRRGFIRFKSSSSSILKGAPDFCTVFIVSKGKISSVRNATRPAAHTSPLLSHIRNLKNKEEHHPEIPFRNANTRDGTSIKPQGWLDESFKQVSISKKRHDWNIMRGLPRLRYRNIFSRLGLRFNDPSSPHTSVSHESSRTSFSYSSQSMDEEAEADVRRLKLEVKQSMEMYNAACREALTAQQKLMELKDWRMEEKHKLEEAHLAQEAALAIAEQEKARRRAAMETAEASKKIAEIETHRRASVEVKALKEAEKMRKLLDNLTQTDVRYRRYSIEQIEAATNFFAESQKIGEGGYGPVFKCFLDHTPVAVKVLRPDAAQGKSQFQQEIDILSCIRHPNMVLLLGACPEYGVLIYEYMANGSLEDCLFRKRNNSVLSWQLRFRIAAEIATGLLFLHQTKPEPFVHRDLKPGNILLDQNYVSKISDVGLARLVPQVAENVTQCCMTSAAGTFCYIDPEYQQTGMLGVKSDVYSLGIIFLQLLTGRTPMGLAYRAGEAIENDTFEEMLDPSVTDWPLQQVLCLAKMAVKCAELRRKDRPDLAKVVLPELDKLRDFAEENMTVQSLPIILGCIAPSPCHTETSVQQVMLQDVMSDPRFVHSVGSSAPSTPTEGNP
- the LOC137836107 gene encoding U-box domain-containing protein 35-like isoform X2, producing the protein MVIEKDEKADEGREMWHSNSKGSGIRRGGGGNGIVAVAIDNDKGSSCALKWAVDSLLARGQTVILLHVLHGTSVSRGSEAIICNITNSSVSPHRYQHDTSMKDLFLPFHCYCTRKDIQCLDVLLQDHDDVKAITEYVSYAAIENLVIGATSRRGFIRFKSSSSSILKGAPDFCTVFIVSKGKISSVRNATRPAAHTSPLLSHIRNLKNKEEHHPEIPFRNANTRDGTSIKPQGWLDESFKSPFPRRGTTGISCVDFPDSDTEISFVSSNRPSTGRSSSVYDCIEAGRTSHVSNSSDHNFGSARLGLRFNDPSSPHTSVSHESSRTSFSYSSQSMDEEAEADVRRLKLEVKQSMEMYNAACREALTAQQKLMELKDWRMEEKHKLEEAHLAQEAALAIAEQEKARRRAAMETAEASKKIAEIETHRRASVEVKALKEAEKMRKLLDNLTQTDVRYRRYSIEQIEAATNFFAESQKIGEGGYGPVFKCFLDHTPVAVKVLRPDAAQGKSQFQQEIDILSCIRHPNMVLLLGACPEYGVLIYEYMANGSLEDCLFRKRNNSVLSWQLRFRIAAEIATGLLFLHQTKPEPFVHRDLKPGNILLDQNYVSKISDVGLARLVPQVAENVTQCCMTSAAGTFCYIDPEYQQTGMLGVKSDVYSLGIIFLQLLTGRTPMGLAYRAGEAIENDTFEEMLDPSVTDWPLQQVLCLAKMAVKCAELRRKDRPDLAKVVLPELDKLRDFAEENMTVQSLPIILGCIAPSPCHTETSVQQDVMSDPRFVHSVGSSAPSTPTEGNP
- the LOC137836107 gene encoding U-box domain-containing protein 35-like isoform X4, whose protein sequence is MVIEKDEKADEGREMWHSNSKGSGIRRGGGGNGIVAVAIDNDKGSSCALKWAVDSLLARGQTVILLHVLHGTSVSRGSEAIICNITNSSVSPHRYQHDTSMKDLFLPFHCYCTRKDIQCLDVLLQDHDDVKAITEYVSYAAIENLVIGATSRRGFIRFKSSSSSILKGAPDFCTVFIVSKGKISSVRNATRPAAHTSPLLSHIRNLKNKEEHHPEIPFRNANTRDGTSIKPQGWLDESFKQVSISKKRHDWNIMRGLPRLRYRNIFSRLGLRFNDPSSPHTSVSHESSRTSFSYSSQSMDEEAEADVRRLKLEVKQSMEMYNAACREALTAQQKLMELKDWRMEEKHKLEEAHLAQEAALAIAEQEKARRRAAMETAEASKKIAEIETHRRASVEVKALKEAEKMRKLLDNLTQTDVRYRRYSIEQIEAATNFFAESQKIGEGGYGPVFKCFLDHTPVAVKVLRPDAAQGKSQFQQEIDILSCIRHPNMVLLLGACPEYGVLIYEYMANGSLEDCLFRKRNNSVLSWQLRFRIAAEIATGLLFLHQTKPEPFVHRDLKPGNILLDQNYVSKISDVGLARLVPQVAENVTQCCMTSAAGTFCYIDPEYQQTGMLGVKSDVYSLGIIFLQLLTGRTPMGLAYRAGEAIENDTFEEMLDPSVTDWPLQQVLCLAKMAVKCAELRRKDRPDLAKVVLPELDKLRDFAEENMTVQSLPIILGCIAPSPCHTETSVQQDVMSDPRFVHSVGSSAPSTPTEGNP
- the LOC137836107 gene encoding U-box domain-containing protein 35-like isoform X1, encoding MVIEKDEKADEGREMWHSNSKGSGIRRGGGGNGIVAVAIDNDKGSSCALKWAVDSLLARGQTVILLHVLHGTSVSRGSEAIICNITNSSVSPHRYQHDTSMKDLFLPFHCYCTRKDIQCLDVLLQDHDDVKAITEYVSYAAIENLVIGATSRRGFIRFKSSSSSILKGAPDFCTVFIVSKGKISSVRNATRPAAHTSPLLSHIRNLKNKEEHHPEIPFRNANTRDGTSIKPQGWLDESFKSPFPRRGTTGISCVDFPDSDTEISFVSSNRPSTGRSSSVYDCIEAGRTSHVSNSSDHNFGSARLGLRFNDPSSPHTSVSHESSRTSFSYSSQSMDEEAEADVRRLKLEVKQSMEMYNAACREALTAQQKLMELKDWRMEEKHKLEEAHLAQEAALAIAEQEKARRRAAMETAEASKKIAEIETHRRASVEVKALKEAEKMRKLLDNLTQTDVRYRRYSIEQIEAATNFFAESQKIGEGGYGPVFKCFLDHTPVAVKVLRPDAAQGKSQFQQEIDILSCIRHPNMVLLLGACPEYGVLIYEYMANGSLEDCLFRKRNNSVLSWQLRFRIAAEIATGLLFLHQTKPEPFVHRDLKPGNILLDQNYVSKISDVGLARLVPQVAENVTQCCMTSAAGTFCYIDPEYQQTGMLGVKSDVYSLGIIFLQLLTGRTPMGLAYRAGEAIENDTFEEMLDPSVTDWPLQQVLCLAKMAVKCAELRRKDRPDLAKVVLPELDKLRDFAEENMTVQSLPIILGCIAPSPCHTETSVQQVMLQDVMSDPRFVHSVGSSAPSTPTEGNP